The nucleotide sequence tttcCCAAGTTGATATGATGTAAGGAAGGTGTATTTAATACTCTCTAGGCCTGCGTTCTCATTTATgagtaaccacaagcactctCTTACCCCTGGGAACTGTGATTAGTGCCCCTATTCTCTTGGCTTCAAGTGCTGGTGGTATACTGGTGCTCCTCCTCACTGTGCAACTGTACTCCAGGATTGTGGCCTGGTCCTGTATATGGGCAATTTGACAAAAgtctataatctccttctgagaagTTGTCCAACCCCttccttaccatctgtggctgagagcccCAGAAGCCTTGGCTGCTGCTTCAACTGCACTCAAGGTCTACCCTGTGCTCCAGCTCCACCCCAGTGCACTAAATCCCTGCCATCCttctgaaaaattacttcacctggTCTTTTGTGGGTTATGGTGGtccagaattcattctgagaCATTATGTTGTATTTTTGGGAGGGTAATTTGATAGAGATCAGATGATATGCTAtatcttctctgccatcttggttttgCCTCACATATGTAGGATGAAAGGTTTCCtaaaggagtttagccacaaaagagaagagaaatatggaaagatagCTATGGGGGATAGATAAAGTGAGGATGTTAGAAGAATAAGGGAGATGTAGACATGTTTGTAGACAGCAGTAGCCagtagaaaaggagaaattaaagataaGTAAGAGAGCATAAATTGGAGGGATGGTGTGTGGGGGATCTGCTTAAGAAGAGTGAATAGAATGGGACCAATTGGGCATGTAAAGGAGTTTTCCTTGTCAGAGAGAAGGATTACCTTTTCATGAGAGATGAGTAAAGGAAGGGATTGTGTcaaaaggcatctgagtgatacCAGATGAGAAAGAGGGTGTTGTTATTGATTATTCTCAATTTTTACCATGAAGTAACAAAGCAATATCATTAGCTATGTGAGAAGAAGTAAGAGAAGCCATGGGAGATCTGAAGTGGGGTGAAGTTTTACAGAAACCAAGTAGGATAGTGAGTCACTGGAAGGTATAAAAGGATTACCTTGCTGCAGTGAGGATCCAGTTGaaattatgtaataaaaatttgaaGTGGACCTGGTCCATGGGGCTTTTTTTATTACAACTTTGTTCAGCCGTGTGTGAGTAGAAGCAAAGGCTGTAGATGGTGAAAATAATCCAAAGCTAAGGCTTGCCAAAGAAAGATCAGTAAATGGGTAAGGAGGCAAGGGACTTGAAAGAAGAAGacagtgtagagttgaactggtttgccaagttggggaaggaaggaaagtacagGGGTAACAGCTTGGGAGAGGTCTGAGGGTGTAGTAGCCAGAAAATAGAGACTCATAGTTCATAGCTTGACAACACTATGCTCTGTTGAGCAGGGTAGCTACCAGAGACTCATAGCTCATAACTTGGCTCATAACTTGACAGCTCCATGCTCTATCGAAGAGTACCACTACTCCCTGGACAGAGTAGTCCTAACTCCTAACCCCAAACCCTGAACAGTAAGGTTTCCACGGTACCTGGAGATATCAACACTCAACACTCCCACTAAGAAATGTTTGGCTATTGTCAAGCTCCAGGACACCAGTACCTGTCTCCCAGGCCCTGAAACGTATATATTCCCTCCTCTGAATGCACAATGGgggactctcttgctgagttccctcAGCGTGCACTggtaataaagctttctcctgctttgattgcattgtctcgtgtgttcctttggtggccacccatttgaaccctaacatatgggggctcgtcagGGATGGTGTGTGACCTCCTTAGGACCACCAAGACAGAGAAAGCTCTCTCCTAGGTTTCGTGGCGACTTCCAGAGGTGAGCAGTGCATGGTTGTGTGAATGATGTGTGATGTGTGTacttgatggggaaactgaggactctcGATGGGCATACAGCTAAGTGGATGGCAGATTCCGTGCTCTGCGGGTCATACAGAGACATCCTAAGCTAAACCCCGAGGCCCACCCCGTTTTGGGGTGAGGGGGATAATCCCCCACGGCTTTGTGTCCGAATTTCCACCTGTTTCTGAGAGGGACCGGTTTATGCCGCATTTCCTGTCCTCCGTGAGGAGCCAGGTCGGGAAAACCGGGAAGCGAGTTGGatataagggagggaaggaagttgTTGGAAACCTTGGAGACGGGGGGGGGGGTACGGGGTATGTAACTTCAAGGGGTTGTAGTCCCCTTGGTAAGCTCCCCCGGTTTTTAGGGCCCTagcaggggtgggggggaagccAGGGTTTGATTCCCTGGTAGAACTAGGTTCCAGAAAGTCCTGTGGTGGACGCACtgtgggaagaagaggagggcACTGGATCCTTTTGGGAGGACTCCAGGGAAAgggggatggagccctgagcaagctcccaccccgactcaaaattaagcattagggcactgaGTCCTTTTAGAAGGACGCCAGGAGAAACACTGGGTCCTTGTAGAAGGATGCCAGGAAAAGCATTTGGGCACTGGGTtcttcttagaaggacaccaggaaatgcgtatttttctctctctaggaaGATAGACTACTAAacagcaaatttaaaagtgaccagaaatttttctctctatcccccttcttagaagcggctggctactttgcttcagctagaaaaaccagttctgtcatagttttttctttcccctttggaagGATATCTATTGAAGCATGAAAAAGGTAACTAAGAAAtgaaattcatcatatgtcaacCAGCTCCTTGCTAAGAGTTAaccctttttctgattctttggtCATGGAGATCTTTTGCCAGAATGAAaagaatctagcttatataatttatgttttatatttgtcagagtatgtgtgatatgcccgggaaatgtgtccttgatcagtctatgtgttatatgttgtttgtctgtgatcacaatgggaagGTTACATGTTGGGAAAAatgaatctctctcttcctccttcattcattccggaggaatggggaagacagcggcgtttgagaaattcagaaaataacatcttaatttctgaatgtcttaaactctaagataatttaattggttaaaagaaatcttattctctgctcttattaaggcaagagttaaacaaagtAATCTGTCAAGCAGTTCTCCTTCCaattctcactggccatgagaaagggaaagcagaaatcaaaagacagaaaaagggacaaatttgatcccatcaccaaattctatcaacaggttaagtactgagatatATATCCAAtgaaccatcagtcttgctcagcatttaaccaagagtgaaaaagcttctttaaacaaccaagAATTCAAtctaacattaatcaaactgatgttagtgaaaatttaacttaaagattattagaacaatatagttgacttatattttaaaattagacccctttagacagagactggtccatgagaaaattataggTTGAGAGCAAATCACCCATGctgccccagttcagcaggaagtagttaTGAGAAAACATCACCCATTCTCCCcaaaactcatggacctttctctacccattagaacatatatttgctaaggaattgCATTGACTACTAATTAagaatggaatttcagttaaatttaagaatgcacaaaactcagattgaaaagctatctattagaaCTTACAGTGTGTGAAATACTGAtttgaatgatcagacttaccaaaaatgcttatcagacTGAATGCaattcatttaagaaaatattattatgagTAAGAACAAGCGAGTAGAGTAGCCTCATGTGAACaaactcagagaggtacagtgaccaatcaagcatgacttgccagcttagctctgctCTGCTCTGGGCAAATGTTTGGCTATTGTCAAGCTCCAGGACACCTGCCAGTGTGTTCCTTTGGTGGtcacccatttgaaccctaacaaggGTTCAAGGGCTTAAGAGATAATGGCAAGGACCAAGAACAGAGTTTGAAGTTGCAaggcagaaagagagatggaatgaAAACAAACAGATTagaaaagagaatttcagaatttacAAACAGGAAAGTGAAACTCTCATGGTTGATGGTAAGGTCAAGGATACAATTCTCTCTGTATAGAAGTGGAGTAGAGATAAAAAGTTATGGGAAATGAGTAAGTGGAGGAACTAAGGAATTAGAGTATTTGAATGAGGGGAAATATGTAACTTGGAATCCCCTAATATGAGGGCTGGagttgaggaggaaagaaagtgaagccgtccagcagctccacgaagattcctagtgggttggacacttagaaaggggaaccaaggactgagtgaaaatgggtagtgggttaaaaactagtggaaagagaacataaggtgagaataaagacacatagacacaaagagttttggcataaggtagacagacagcaaataagctctggtggtcaagagctctgatggttaagagcttccttctcaactgtcatatatagctacttttattggggttacaactgtagatgagggaaggggagagccaagtggtctgatacatatgtaatcatcaggagatacaaactgttggagcctgaaataacaggtagagcaaacatctagatcaggaatccatgaggcctaaggtcttgatacaaatgctgattgattgaaggtaaggcaaggagccagagataactgaccagtctgccagagtgtagccttagggaagggctaggagtttggcaaggttgaggttcaattcaactcaaggttacagaaatcaatcataagcaatacaagagtcattttttgagcacttaaaataatatcaagattaatgtatacctggattgctacagaaagactgtgagccaggcactgaactctttgaaagaaaaaggggatgtccttttttagaaatttttagaaATCTTGTAGATAACAGGAATCAAAGCTTCGACTAGGTGGGAGATAGGGATTGAGTAAATCTCAAAGGAGAAGAGGTTACTAGAGTGCCAGAAGcctgaaggaagaggaaagagtaagATTTAAGGAGAAAGCAAGTTTGTTATGTATGTAGCAGGCATTCCAGGCTCAGACTGAGTAGCTATAGAGTGAGACCTTGATGGAGGAGATGGGAATAATGGAGTGGgcaaaaagggaaggagaaagggttTGAATAATAACAGCCATTTAAGagctgcctgtttatatcctctAGCCAACAGGGAATGGTTCTtactcatattaaaaaaaaaatctggcccaGTGTTCTAATCCATCAAGATCTTTTTGGGAGCCTGACTCTAACATTATGTGTTTAgctattcttcccattttcttgtCTTCCATCTAAACCCAAAGTGGGtgttaccaccccctggtgggtgctgcagcgatccaggggtgcggtgatggccacaggtgtatttacctttattattaattgctattaacatttaaaaatttaatttccagggggctaagtaatattttttctggaaagggggtggtaggccaaaaaagtttgggaaccaaagAACATCATGACCAAGAAGAACTAAATCATTCACTTTCAGGGACTATATTTCCTTACTCTGGCTTTGATGTTGTTGTttaagtcattttcagtcttatctgactcttcatgaccccatttggggctccctgacaaatatactggagtagcctgccattttcttcatcagttcatttgacagatgaggaaactcaggcaagcAGGGTCAAtcgacttgcccagtatcacacaggtaggaaatatccagtcaaatttgaatccagaacctcttgtctctagacctggcactcaatccactgagccacctagctgccccctttcctggtTATTTTCCATAAAATCAACACTATCATTGCTTCTGAAAAGTTTTGTATCAACTGATTGACCTGTTGTTCCAGATATGGATTCTAATTCTGTGATTTCCCAGACGAGAACACATGCCTCTGGTCATCCCTCTCCTAGGAAGAGGTTTTAGAATGAGCAGGGACTGTCTGGCTTTTATGTTTGTATCTTCGATGCTTACAGAacagagcttaataaatgtttttttcattcattcatccatctgcAAATTTAATAACAATGCCTTCTACATATCCACATCACTGATAAATAAAACCTCTCTTTGAAAGTTCTAAGGAAAGTTCTATGGGAAGCACCATTGGAAAATTCTAGTGACCCAAGCCTTAACTTCATCATCTTCCTTGACTCCTTCTGCTCCTTTCCATATCCAATTAAAGTTCTGTTGGCATTTTTCTCCCAGCATCTCACACATAGCCTCTCCATTCTCACATGACAACTGCCCTAATTCAGGCTCTCATTACCTCTTGCCTGAACTATTTtaatagtttcctaattggtctccctatttccagtttccctccccctcctccaatccatcctccacatagctaccagaataattttcctaaagcctaTCCATATGACTCCCTTGCTCAAAAACCTTGTTgcttgcctctagaataaaatacaaacttccaTATGGGATTTAAAAGTTCTTCTCCTGTCTGACTGGTCCTGTCTCTGGACCTTAGCTCTGATTAGCCTCTCATCCCttatctccatctcttagaattcttatatTCCTTTAGGGGTTAGCTTCTGTGCCTTCTCccacaagaagccttccctgatctccttagTAGATAttgctctctttctccttcttcatgGACCCCCACATGCCAAGGTAAGTGGGGAAAGTCCAGTGAGTCAGAAACTGATTGGGATTAGGAATGAGGATTGTTGGTATGGATGGGTACTTCCTTAAGTAGAGGCGATGGGGGAGGAACTCACTAGAGAAAGGAGTTGACCATAGGGTTAAAGGGTCTCCAGCATGAGAGGTAGCTGTGGTGGAGGTGGAAATGGCCAGATATATTCCAGATATGGTCCAAATATATTCCAGGGCAGATGAAGGGGACTGTCACCTCCTTGTTTCCAAACAGTCTAAGATGTCATTGACATTTTCAGCTACTTACATCTTTCTGTTCATTCAcacttgtagtccactaaaatccTCAGATCTTTTTTAGTCAAACTGTGGTCTAACCATGCCTCTCCACcttatatttgtgaagttgaATTCTTGAATCCTAGTAGAAATTTtactctttaaaatttaatctttgTTTTATACCAATAACAAATTTATCCATAAATTtgccaaagttacatgattcatgttatctccccacttccttctttcccccttcctggagatgacaaacaattccactgggttattcatgtattatcacttaaaacctatttccatattattcatttctataaCAGAGTTATcttataaaaaccaaaaccccaaatcatatacccaaataaacatatgataaatcatatgttttcatctgcattcatatactccaacagttctttctagaggtgaatagcattctttttcataagtctctcagagaAATTTTACTTTTTGAGGCAGATAGGGAGCAGTTTCAGGAAGTCCAGATTTCatatccatcctcagacacttaccagttgtgtggaTTTTGgcagaataataacaataactagcatgTCACTAAATTTgttaaactcagtttcctcaactgtaaaatggggaaaataacaacAGCACCTAATTATAGAAGTCCTGAGgtagtagacactatataaatttacctattcacttcctttattctgaataaaattttatcttattaaattcaTCACGATGTTCAAATTTTCCTTCCACTCGCATCCCCTCCACTTGAGGAGGCACCCACCCCTACCAGCAATGGTCATTCCTAACCCCAATCAGCTTCTGACTCTCTGGACCTTTCCTCCTTACCCTGGTAGGGGCCCACGAGAAAAGAGAGAGCACTAACCACTAAGGACATTCGGGAAAGCTTTTTGTGGGAGGAGACATAGAAGTTAAAACCCCAAAGGAAGACTGGATCCTCTCTGAGCTTCCCAAATTTGTGTCTAATTAATTGTGAATTTGATAATCAGGTCATCTTTGCCTTTATCCAAGCAATTAATCAGGTCtctatacataatataaataaaatattttaatgatattaatataattattgattatatttattattaatacacGATCTATTATTAATacattattgtatttattattatatttgttcattgtgttaatataatttaaataatattattataagtaAAAAACAAGGTAGTTTGGGGAGAGAATGCCCTAGTAGCAGGAGTACCAAGAAAAGCTTCCCTCgagctgcatcttgaaggaaatcaggaattcCAAGGggcaggaaagaggaagaaatgaattccTAGCATAGAGGACGACGAATTCCaaggcatggagataggagatgaAGCGTATtgtgggctgggggtgggggtgggggtagggggcaAGTAACAGTGGGGAAGCCAGTAAGGTTGGAGTACGGGGcaccaagaagaaaataatatgcaaaaagGCTGCGAACGTTGGAAGAGATCTTGTTGCTGCAGGTCAGAGGACCCCGGAGGGAGAAATGGAGTTTATCTAtcatagaggcagctaagtggctgtTCCTGGACGCGGGAGTCAGGGAAGACCCCAAACTCAAGACGTTCCTAgtcaggtgaccctgggcaagtacttaaccACCGCCTGCCTCAGTttgctcttttgtaaaatggggataataatagcctcttCCTCCTAGGATTGATGTGATTTTTGAAAACGAGTTATTTGAGGGGCAGCGAGGAGGCAGAGTGGATAGTCAGGTCTGGAAACTGAAGGTCCCGGGTTCAactatgatctcagacacttccgagctacGTGACTCTGAGCACAAGAAACTTAAACCTCCATTTCTtaactcttattgctcttctgtcttgtaaccaatccccagtgttgattctaagacagaaggtgagagtttaaaaaaaaagttatttgtaaaatactttgtaaattctaaagttacaaagaaatacaCATAGGTGAGTGGGTGTGTGCAGATGCACACGTTTGTcacatgtgcatgtgtgtctCACATATGTGTAAACAATACGTATGCGCGCACTATGTGAATATTCCCTATAGACGCACACATGCACGCATGTGCGTACAAAGGACGGGCCGACCACGCCCAGGACTTAGCTCTTGGTCCTCTCCAGCTCCTCTAACTGAAATGGTCCAAGTTCCTTTAAGAGGGGGCGGGCCTTCCGAGGAGGAAGTTTGGTCTGAAAGCGCCGGTATCCGCGCTCGGCCCTAACAATGGCGACTGCAGCGAAGCGGCCGAGGGTGAGGAGGAGGGGGCGAGGGGAACAGGGGTGTAGGGGAGAGCCCCGCCTCCTCTAGCGCTCCAGGAGCGTCCCCTTCCCCCACTAGGGCCGGGAGCATGCCGGGCCAAGGCCTCGGAGCCTGGAGGAAATTCCGAGACTGAGCTCCTCTCCCTCGCTCTCTTTAGGTGGAGAGGACCCCCAGGGGTGGGGACAGCCCTCTTCCAGACTTCCTAGATTGGTGCCGCAGGGTCGGACTGGAGCTGAGTCCCAAGGTGAGGCTGAGGGACTGAACTCTGGGGGAGCACCTGACTTCCATTGGTAGCAGGGAGAGGAGGCGGGGGCTCTAGGAGAGAACGTGGATCTCCATTGGTAGGTGGAGTAGGGGGCGGAGTCCGAGTGCGAGGGGCCATTGAAAATTGCTGGCGGGGGCGAGGCCTGAGCGTGGAGAGGGCGGGGCTTGTTGCCTTCAAGGCTCAGGCCTCGGGATGGACCATTGGTTGCTGTGGAAGGGGGCAGGTCCTGCACGCGAGTAGCTATTGGAAGCTATGGCGAGGAAGGGGAGTGGGGGCGAAGCCTTGGGCTCGCGGGTCCTAGCATCTTCCGGGCTGCAGGTTTCCGTGAGCCGGGAGGGCACCGTGGCAGGCTACGGGATGGTGGCCCTGGAGGACGTACAGCGCGGGGAGCTGCTCTTCGTGGTGCCTCGGGCTGTGCTCCTGTCCCAAAAAACCACCGCCATTCGGGACCTCCTGGAGAAAGGTAGGAAGCCTGGGGAGAGCTGGGGAGAAGGTCCCTACTGGGGGCGGAGGTCCCAGGTGGGCGCCCCGGGGTGACCAGGGTCCTGGTTCTCGTGCAGAGCATGGGGCCCTGCAGAGCCAGTCGGGCTGGGTGCCCCTTCTCCTGGCCCTCCTCTACGAGTACCTGGCCGAGGATTCGCCCTGGAGCTGCTACTTCTCCCTCTGGCCCGACCTGGGCAGCCTGCAGCACCCCATGTTCTGGTGAGAACTGGAGGGCGGGGGTGATCGGGAAAGCCAGGAACCCCGGTGGGGAGAGCCGAGATGCCTTCATTCCTTCGAAGTGCTGACCTCGCTTCGCAAAGAGCTGCAGGAGGGACACAATGACTGCTGTCCCTGCCTGATTCCATCTcaacccctccccctcctctctcttcatctcccgTCTCAACCTTTCTCCCCCTCAcgcctttcttccttcccctcctctcccaatttttaaaattgtgctTTTCTGGTAAAAGTCACCAGAGGCCCATCTTGGCAGGACAACCAGCAtattaaaattggaaaagatcTTGGAGCCCGGGGCCCAActgtattttatagagaagacgGAGGCTCTTTTAGTGTCCAAGCAGGGTTGATCTTAGGCAAACTTTGGACTTGTCCAGTGCTCAGTGTTTGTTGGGTTGCTGGGGAGAGCAGCCTGCTTTTAAATACTCCAGAACAGCCTCCTACTTTCTATGGCTGCACCCCTTTCCTTACTAAGCAATGCTGAGCAAGTGTTTGGGACTGGTTGGCCACTTGAGAAACAAGCCCACAGCCTAGTCTAATCCTTGGAGCCAAGAAGCAGGAGCACAGATTCAGCTGCTGAAGAGAACTTTCCAAAGTTATCTAGTTCAGCGGGACTCACTTGTATAGATGCAGTCATTGAAGGCCTGGGAGGTGAGAGAACACACAGGGACTACAAGGCAGGAGCAGAATCTGAACCTAGGGCCAGACCCTAACTCTACTGCTTTTTCTACGGTTCCGTGCCCAAGTCCAGCTAGTTTAGCATGGGGCCCAGGGCTAATGGCTTGCTCTTTCAGGGCTCCAACATTTGGCCTAAGGTGTGACTCTAAACCCTTTCCCCCTAggtcagagagagaactgagacaACTCCTACAGGGTACTGGTGTGCCTGAAGCTGTGCAAAGGGATCTGGCCAACATCAGTCACGAATATGACACCATTGTCCGGCCTTTCTTGGAGGCTCACCCAGAGATCTTCCCCCCTCAGGCCAGATCTCTGGAGCTCTACCGCCGACTTGTGGCTATGGTCATGGCCTACAGGTGATCAGCTTTCTGTGTAGCTCCCTTCTGGGGATACAGCACTGGGCCTGGGGCATCCCTAGGAGCTGTTCTTGCCAGCTGCCCCTTTTAGGatggaaactccttgaagtcagggattgATTTGGGCGTTTTCCTCTACAATACCTAACCCTTGATGCTCACGGATTGAGCCTGAATTTTACCTTAGGGTTGACAAACCTGTTTAAGATCTGATAACTATTGTGAATGTcctagttttctttgtaatcttaggCAATTAAAAACATGGTTCTGGGAAGGGGAGCATAGACTGACTGCCCTTGGGGTCCAAATACATAGATGAAGCCAAGAAGTTGGCCAGGGCAAGCCTTTCTTAATAAGGATAAGATCGTGTATCCCTTCTGCCCAAGAGGTGTTGATCCAGTGGGAGGTGATGAGAACTCATCTCCTTCCTATTCCCCTCAAAACTTCGGAGTGGGCCTGGACTTCACCTTCCTCTGTGGCTTCTTAGTCAGCCCTTCTTTCTCTGGTAGTTTTCAGGAGCCacttgaagaagaggaagatgagaaggAGCCTAATCCCCCTATGATGGTGCCAGCTGCTGATATCCTGAACCATGTGGCGAACCACAATGCCAATCTGGAATACTCTCCAGTGAGTGGGTATCTTTTGGATTAGATAGGCCAACTTAATTATGGTCCTTAGGCATGTTGGCAGTTTAATTTTGCCTCCTCCATGTGCTAGTGGATGTAATCAGCCCTTTGGTTCAAAGTCCGAGTTTCTATAAAGTGGAAAAGATTCCAGGAATAGGAGTCTGCCTCATTTGTTCTCTTCAAGGCAGCATCAACTCTGTCATGAATGAAATAGAATGACAAGCCGTCAGAGCAATTTCATAGAGCAAGCCCATCTTTGCTGGACCACGTTTCCCTTTGGCTCCAGATACAGGATCCTGTTGACTTGTCAGTGAGATACGGAGCCTGGGTTCCATTGCCATTTTTGCTGTTATCTAACTGTGCATAtgctggggcagctaggaggcaccaCAGTGCATacagcactggacttggagtcagcaaATGTAGCctcagttgtgtgacccaaggcaagtcacttcagttttctcttctgtaaaagggggataatagcAGCACCCATTTCTCAGGgttgtgaagatccaatgaggtcatatttgtaagGTTCTTAgcagtgccaggcacacagtaggcactatataaacatAAGCCATTATCTCTATAGTACCTTCCTtagaaagggggaagagggagagaacagggGAATGGCATGCCAACTAGTTGTGTTTCTGTAGattgagtcaggtctagagatagggagatcctgggttcaaaaatctggcctcaagacacttcctagctatgtgaccctgggcaagtcagttgaccacCACCACTACCCCTCCCCcagtccttaatgctcttctgccttagaaataatatatagtattgtttctaagatggaaggtaaggatgaaaaaaaaagtgaataaaggGGCTCTTAGGTCTCTACTATGTTGCAGTAATTAATTCTTCCTTTGGGGTcatttcttgctcttctttgaaTTCTCATTTGTCCCAGAGCTAGGAGGGATCAGccccttcccattttacaaatggcgAGTGCCCCCAGACTTTCTAACTTCTATTTCGAAACCTCCCCCAATATTGCCTCTTGCTATCAAATCCTCTCTAGATGAACAGAATTAATAGAGGAACAGAACTTGAGCTATCATCTGGTCTGGTTCCCAGGAGGAGATGAAGACACTCCAGCAACCCTCAACTCTGCTTCTTCTACAGGAATATTTAAGAATGGTAGCTACCCAGCCAATCCTCAAAGGCCAAGAGATCTTTAACACCTATGGCCAGATGGCCAACTGGCAACTGGTACATATGTATGGCTTTGCTGAACCGTATCCTGGGAACACAGATGACACAGCTGACATTCAGATGGTGACAGTGCGAGCAGCGGCCCTACAGGGTATGGGTACCTCTTCTGGAACAAGGAGGGTAGCTACAGGGAGTCCCATTTCTGTTTA is from Gracilinanus agilis isolate LMUSP501 chromosome 2, AgileGrace, whole genome shotgun sequence and encodes:
- the SETD6 gene encoding N-lysine methyltransferase SETD6 → MATAAKRPRVERTPRGGDSPLPDFLDWCRRVGLELSPKVSVSREGTVAGYGMVALEDVQRGELLFVVPRAVLLSQKTTAIRDLLEKEHGALQSQSGWVPLLLALLYEYLAEDSPWSCYFSLWPDLGSLQHPMFWSERELRQLLQGTGVPEAVQRDLANISHEYDTIVRPFLEAHPEIFPPQARSLELYRRLVAMVMAYSFQEPLEEEEDEKEPNPPMMVPAADILNHVANHNANLEYSPEYLRMVATQPILKGQEIFNTYGQMANWQLVHMYGFAEPYPGNTDDTADIQMVTVRAAALQGTTTEEERCLMCERWDFLCRLEMVGEEGAFVIGREEVLTEEELSATLKVLCMPAKEFRELKEQDGWEEDDGEDSVTLTNKTIPKLKASWKTLLRASILLTLQAYATDLKSEQELLSNKEAGAKLSWKEEQALQVRYGQKKILHHLLELTSS